The following nucleotide sequence is from Mesobacillus jeotgali.
GGCAAGCTTCATTCCAGGGATCGATTCGATTGCTTCTGCCAGTACCCTTGCATTCCATTGATCTTCTCCAAGTCTATCTTTCATTTTAGTCAGGGCGATCAAACCAGGTGCAGCGATGACACCAGCCTGCCTCATACCGCCGCCGAGACGCTTCCTCCATTTACGGGCTTTTGAGATGAATTCTGCATCACCAGCTATGATTGACCCAACTGGTGCTCCGAGTCCCTTTGAAAGACATATTTGAACTGTATCTGTGTTTTTGGCGAATTCCTTCACACTCACACCTGCAGCCGCTGCAGCATTGAACAATCTGGCACCATCAAGATGAACAGGTACTTTACTGGCTTGGGCAATACTATAGACCGCTTGCATATTTTCAACCGGAATAACTGCTCCCCCTGCCCGGTTGTGGGTATTTTCCAAACAAATCAACCCTGTTTCTGGATAGTGGATATCCTCAGTTCGAATAGAATTTAAAACATCCTGTGGATCCATTGCTCCCCTGTGCCCTGGAATAGTCCTGGTCTGGACTCCGGCAAGGGCAGCTACTGCACCGGATTCATAATAAAAAATATGGGATTCTTCCTCCAACAGCAATTCCTGTCCTGGTCGGCAATGCGTTAGAACAGCAATTTGATTTCCCTGTGTTCCGCTCGTAACAAACAAAGCCGCTTCCTTGCCAAGTATTTCAGCTGCCGCTTCTTCCAGCTCCCTGACTGTTGGATCCTCTTTATAGACATCGTCACCCACCTCTGCTGTGTACATTGCTCTGCGCATTTCTTCAGTAGGTTTTGTGACAGTATCGCTTCTTAAGTCAATCATTATTTCCCCCTCATTTCTATGTAAATTCGTATTTATTCATATTCTACCAACAGAACCTGCAAAAAACTAACAGTTTCTATTGGAAAGCATTCGGGTATCTCTTTTACATACACTAAAAAAGGAGGAATTTAGTATGAATATCGAAAAAGTTATGACCAGAGACGTAGAATATTGCAGTCCTGATACACCCATTCACGAGGTAGCCTCTAAAATGAAGGATCTTGATGTTGGGGTAATGCCTATTTGCGAGAATGACCAGTTGACAGGCCTGGCCACTGACAGGGATATTGTTTTGAAAGCAGTCGCGCAAAACACTTCAATGGATACACCCATATCCGAAGTCATGACAACTGATCCAGTGCGCGGCACCGTTCATATGACGGCTGAGGAGGCTGCAGATTTGATGGCAGATGTACAAATACGAAGACTCCCAATTGTGGAAGACGGTAAAATGATTGGAATTGTATCATTAGGAGACCTGGCCGTGACCGAAAAGCTTGATGATGAAGCAGGACAAGCTCTTGAGGATATTTCAACTCCGGCAGAGCCTGAAAAATAAATTAATTTTAAAATACCCCGCCGGCTGGCGGGGTATTTTATTCTGATCCTTATATTTTTCTGAATTCCAGCCCTTTTTCCTTCATTAAATGCTTTAAGGCTGATTGAAAGGTGGAAAATGATTGTGCTTCTAATTTTATTCCATCAAGGACCATCCGCTTGACCAATTCTGGATTCATTCCGACAAATAACGTTTTGACACCCATCAACGAGATAGAAGAAGCCATTTCATGAAGCTCCCTGCCTATTTCTTCAAGGCATATGTCCTCAATTTTTTCTCCACTGATATCTGTTAAGTCTATAATAGCCGTTTCTATGTCTTTATTATGGATAAAATCAAGAATTTTTCCGCGTATTTTATCAAATCGCTCTGCTCGGATTAACCCTGTAATAGGTACCAGTATTGTCTGAGGTACAATAGAAGGTATGATTGGAGCGGACATTTCAGAGATAATCGTCTCATATTCTTGAATTTTTCTCTCTAGCTCCTTGAGTCTATTTGTATCCAAAATTTCAAACCCCTCCGATGCCGTATTCACCCTGCTTTAACTATGATACCTTTTCAGGAATAT
It contains:
- the ltaE gene encoding low-specificity L-threonine aldolase; this encodes MIDLRSDTVTKPTEEMRRAMYTAEVGDDVYKEDPTVRELEEAAAEILGKEAALFVTSGTQGNQIAVLTHCRPGQELLLEEESHIFYYESGAVAALAGVQTRTIPGHRGAMDPQDVLNSIRTEDIHYPETGLICLENTHNRAGGAVIPVENMQAVYSIAQASKVPVHLDGARLFNAAAAAGVSVKEFAKNTDTVQICLSKGLGAPVGSIIAGDAEFISKARKWRKRLGGGMRQAGVIAAPGLIALTKMKDRLGEDQWNARVLAEAIESIPGMKLARQPETNIVVADVAGLNITSDIFVERLRSEGVISGTFGPTFVRFVTHYDVNEDQIQTAIEAIIKAARQ
- a CDS encoding CBS domain-containing protein, which codes for MNIEKVMTRDVEYCSPDTPIHEVASKMKDLDVGVMPICENDQLTGLATDRDIVLKAVAQNTSMDTPISEVMTTDPVRGTVHMTAEEAADLMADVQIRRLPIVEDGKMIGIVSLGDLAVTEKLDDEAGQALEDISTPAEPEK
- a CDS encoding STAS domain-containing protein, with translation MDTNRLKELERKIQEYETIISEMSAPIIPSIVPQTILVPITGLIRAERFDKIRGKILDFIHNKDIETAIIDLTDISGEKIEDICLEEIGRELHEMASSISLMGVKTLFVGMNPELVKRMVLDGIKLEAQSFSTFQSALKHLMKEKGLEFRKI